In Penaeus monodon isolate SGIC_2016 chromosome 7, NSTDA_Pmon_1, whole genome shotgun sequence, the following are encoded in one genomic region:
- the LOC119575025 gene encoding cell surface glycoprotein 1-like isoform X2, whose translation MPGGSGLTATGLVVLLLAIIGIGVGLYYAYICLRARPLRPRQPPDSEHGPLISPDPDVNGNHEDVPLEASAPTDEEDPEKVKKIIEEPNTKKDPTDPPASDSPKDSKTPNGYPKEKDEVLVPVEEVVAPANISHEKETVPIVNHVAPVGLVAPVGLVIPAKAEPPTKATQPEEPENKATPKKSQPEAKKPESQPPASGSPPAPVYVPVPLAVKKPVTDSDEEDGLLLQKCSPHDDSLDPEQCPQLTALPEQVKTTPEPDAEALPVQNPPSSEPSAPEAPETPSPVKEAEASPQTEGPEIVVVPKPDAAYGWKENVIPVKRAPDSVPPEVVEQPATPLMKEDVENLQPVHKVDVPITVDIEELDDPVEPVFEVKDISRDLKASPPPKPVREEKPIQELPPPATSKNDEPVETPQGLKPKEIPVTVTSLPEEPLESSDDSVEYPPVVYLETCQPTQNARPASECSGSSEEALPPYPDSTPEKETTAKNGSEKAQVEGPTAAKEGDEGPERKTKPEAMVMPTVVPTNKPMGDAPDAPLEAYIPDLNEEYGLDPMSADDNSLAVIKEEGSTCTESETDSSEPEVTEYSFSSGPTAPTTSDILADEVSCSMEPEVTKYSVISDVEARIPSEELESSDTEVSETETDSVVLSTTVDPEEKTNASLDQKPGNPKPCQSEPDSSTNEVLTTQNTTHQGDSVPVTTSDSACTQLADSTNAPSHVSLSSSDVSEDESDGAEAELELREEVVEIPTASHTEPSSESVTASSSDLPASSSVAEESTGQDTKTKNSPERLRTEEKKNGTLQSVPDSTDNDFMSTPSSSPCSSDLSDDEVTTSTPKKSKIPRLVSHQES comes from the coding sequence GTGGTAGTGGACTAACTGCAACTGGGCTGGTAGTGCTACTACTAGCCATCATAGGTATAGGTGTTGGATTATATTATGCCTATATATGCCTTAGAGCTCGACCACTCCGTCCCCGACAGCCCCCAGACTCGGAACACGGCCCCTTGATATCACCAGATCCTGATGTAAATGGTAACCATGAGGATGTCCCTCTTGAGGCTTCAGCCCCTACTGATGAAGAGGATCCAGAAAAGGTCAAGAAAATAATAGAGGAACCCAACACTAAGAAGGACCCTACAGACCCACCTGCCTCTGATAGCCCTAAAGACTCTAAAACTCCCAATGGATACCCtaaggaaaaagatgaagtcCTTGTGCCTGTGGAGGAAGTAGTTGCACCAGCAAACATCTCTCATGAAAAGGAGACCGTTCCAATAGTCAATCATGTAGCTCCTGTAGGATTAGTAGCTCCTGTGGGGCTGGTCATACCTGCAAAGGCAGAACCACCAACTAAGGCCACACAACCTGAAGAGCCAGAGAACAAGGCAACTCCTAAGAAATCACAGCCTGAAGCCAAGAAACCAGAGTCACAGCCTCCAGCAAGTGGATCTCCACCTGCACCTGTCTATGTCCCAGTTCCACTTGCTGTTAAGAAGCCTGTAACTGATAGTGATGAGGAAGATGGCCTGCTGCTTCAGAAGTGTTCACCACATGATGACAGTCTTGATCCAGAACAATGTCCTCAGCTAACAGCTCTGCCTGAACAGGTAAAAACTACACCTGAGCCTGATGCTGAAGCATTGCCAGTTCAAAACCCTCCTTCTTCAGAGCCTTCTGCTCCTGAAGCTCCTGAAACTCCCTCTCCTGTGAAAGAAGCAGAAGCTTCTCCTCAAACTGAAGGACCTGAGATTGTTGTTGTACCAAAGCCTGATGCTGCTTATGGTTGGAAAGAAAATGTAATTCCTGTGAAAAGAGCCCCAGATTCTGTGCCTCCAGAAGTAGTAGAACAACCAGCTACTCCATTGATGAAAGAAGATGTTGAAAATTTGCAGCCTGTCCATAAAGTAGATGTCCCAATAACAGTAGATATCGAGGAGTTGGATGATCCCGTTGAGCCAGTGTTTGAGGTGAAAGATATATCTAGAGATTTAAAGGCATCACCACCCCCAAAGCCAGTCCGAGAGGAGAAACCAATCCAAGAATTGCCTCCTCCTGCCACTTCAAAAAATGATGAGCCAGTAGAAACACCACAAGGACTGAAGCCAAAAGAGATCCCTGTAACTGTAACATCTCTTCCTGAAGAGCCATTAGAGTCATCTGATGATTCTGTTGAATATCCACCAGTTGTTTACTTAGAAACCTGTCAGCCAACACAAAATGCAAGACCTGCTTCTGAGTGTAGCGGGTCATCAGAGGAGGCACTTCCACCTTACCCTGATTCAACTCCTGAAAAGGAAACAACAGCAAAGAATGGGAGTGAAAAGGCACAAGTGGAAGGTCCTACAGCAgcaaaggagggagatgaagggccTGAAAGAAAGACTAAACCTGAGGCAATGGTAATGCCTACGGTTGTCCCTACAAACAAACCTATGGGTGATGCACCCGATGCCCCTCTAGAAGCTTATATACCTGATTTGAATGAAGAGTATGGTCTAGATCCTATGAGTGCAGATGACAATTCCCTAGCTGTTATTAAGGAAGAGGGGAGTACGTGTACTGAGTCTGAGACAGATAGCAGTGAACCTGAAGTAACGGAATATTCATTCTCTTCAGGACCAACAGCCCCAACTACCTCAGATATTCTTGCAGATGAAGTAAGCTGTTCTATGGAGCCTGAGGTGACCAAATATTCTGTTATTTCTGATGTAGAAGCAAGGATACCTTCAGAGGAATTGGAGAGCTCTGACACAGAAGTGAGTGAGACTGAAACTGATTCAGTTGTACTCTCCACAACAGTGGATCCTGAGGAAAAAACAAATGCATCCTTAGACCAAAAGCCTGGTAACCCAAAGCCATGCCAGAGTGAACCAGATTCCTCTACAAATGAAGTACTTACAACTCAAAATACTACACATCAAGGAGACAGTGTCCCAGTAACCACCTCAGACTCGGCATGCACTCAGTTAGCAGACTCAACCAATGCTCCGTCTCATGTAAGTTTGTCCAGCTCAGATGTTTCAGAAGATGAATCTGACGGAGCAGAGGCAGAGCTTGAACTGAGGGAAGAAGTGGTTGAAATACCAACAGCATCACATACTGAACCTTCTTCCGAGAGTGTGACAGCTTCTTCTTCTGACCTGCCAGCCTCTTCATCAGTAGCAGAAGAAAGCACAGGTCAAGACACCAAGACCAAAAATTCTCCAGAGAGActgagaacagaagaaaagaaaaatggcactCTTCAAAGTGTTCCCGATTCAACTGATAATGATTTCATGtcaaccccatcatcatcaccttgcAGTTCAGACTTGTCAGATGATGAAGTGACAACCTCTACCCCTAAAAAGTCTAAAATTCCTAGATTAGTAAGCCACCAGGAATCATGA
- the LOC119575025 gene encoding cell surface glycoprotein 1-like isoform X3, which yields MSGSGLTATGLVVLLLAIIGIGVGLYYAYICLRARPLRPRQPPDSEHGPLISPDPDVNGNHEDVPLEASAPTDEEDPEKVKKIIEEPNTKKDPTDPPASDSPKDSKTPNGYPKEKDEVLVPVEEVVAPANISHEKETVPIVNHVAPVGLVAPVGLVIPAKAEPPTKATQPEEPENKATPKKSQPEAKKPESQPPASGSPPAPVYVPVPLAVKKPVTDSDEEDGLLLQKCSPHDDSLDPEQCPQLTALPEQVKTTPEPDAEALPVQNPPSSEPSAPEAPETPSPVKEAEASPQTEGPEIVVVPKPDAAYGWKENVIPVKRAPDSVPPEVVEQPATPLMKEDVENLQPVHKVDVPITVDIEELDDPVEPVFEVKDISRDLKASPPPKPVREEKPIQELPPPATSKNDEPVETPQGLKPKEIPVTVTSLPEEPLESSDDSVEYPPVVYLETCQPTQNARPASECSGSSEEALPPYPDSTPEKETTAKNGSEKAQVEGPTAAKEGDEGPERKTKPEAMVMPTVVPTNKPMGDAPDAPLEAYIPDLNEEYGLDPMSADDNSLAVIKEEGSTCTESETDSSEPEVTEYSFSSGPTAPTTSDILADEVSCSMEPEVTKYSVISDVEARIPSEELESSDTEVSETETDSVVLSTTVDPEEKTNASLDQKPGNPKPCQSEPDSSTNEVLTTQNTTHQGDSVPVTTSDSACTQLADSTNAPSHVSLSSSDVSEDESDGAEAELELREEVVEIPTASHTEPSSESVTASSSDLPASSSVAEESTGQDTKTKNSPERLRTEEKKNGTLQSVPDSTDNDFMSTPSSSPCSSDLSDDEVTTSTPKKSKIPRLVSHQES from the exons atGA GTGGTAGTGGACTAACTGCAACTGGGCTGGTAGTGCTACTACTAGCCATCATAGGTATAGGTGTTGGATTATATTATGCCTATATATGCCTTAGAGCTCGACCACTCCGTCCCCGACAGCCCCCAGACTCGGAACACGGCCCCTTGATATCACCAGATCCTGATGTAAATGGTAACCATGAGGATGTCCCTCTTGAGGCTTCAGCCCCTACTGATGAAGAGGATCCAGAAAAGGTCAAGAAAATAATAGAGGAACCCAACACTAAGAAGGACCCTACAGACCCACCTGCCTCTGATAGCCCTAAAGACTCTAAAACTCCCAATGGATACCCtaaggaaaaagatgaagtcCTTGTGCCTGTGGAGGAAGTAGTTGCACCAGCAAACATCTCTCATGAAAAGGAGACCGTTCCAATAGTCAATCATGTAGCTCCTGTAGGATTAGTAGCTCCTGTGGGGCTGGTCATACCTGCAAAGGCAGAACCACCAACTAAGGCCACACAACCTGAAGAGCCAGAGAACAAGGCAACTCCTAAGAAATCACAGCCTGAAGCCAAGAAACCAGAGTCACAGCCTCCAGCAAGTGGATCTCCACCTGCACCTGTCTATGTCCCAGTTCCACTTGCTGTTAAGAAGCCTGTAACTGATAGTGATGAGGAAGATGGCCTGCTGCTTCAGAAGTGTTCACCACATGATGACAGTCTTGATCCAGAACAATGTCCTCAGCTAACAGCTCTGCCTGAACAGGTAAAAACTACACCTGAGCCTGATGCTGAAGCATTGCCAGTTCAAAACCCTCCTTCTTCAGAGCCTTCTGCTCCTGAAGCTCCTGAAACTCCCTCTCCTGTGAAAGAAGCAGAAGCTTCTCCTCAAACTGAAGGACCTGAGATTGTTGTTGTACCAAAGCCTGATGCTGCTTATGGTTGGAAAGAAAATGTAATTCCTGTGAAAAGAGCCCCAGATTCTGTGCCTCCAGAAGTAGTAGAACAACCAGCTACTCCATTGATGAAAGAAGATGTTGAAAATTTGCAGCCTGTCCATAAAGTAGATGTCCCAATAACAGTAGATATCGAGGAGTTGGATGATCCCGTTGAGCCAGTGTTTGAGGTGAAAGATATATCTAGAGATTTAAAGGCATCACCACCCCCAAAGCCAGTCCGAGAGGAGAAACCAATCCAAGAATTGCCTCCTCCTGCCACTTCAAAAAATGATGAGCCAGTAGAAACACCACAAGGACTGAAGCCAAAAGAGATCCCTGTAACTGTAACATCTCTTCCTGAAGAGCCATTAGAGTCATCTGATGATTCTGTTGAATATCCACCAGTTGTTTACTTAGAAACCTGTCAGCCAACACAAAATGCAAGACCTGCTTCTGAGTGTAGCGGGTCATCAGAGGAGGCACTTCCACCTTACCCTGATTCAACTCCTGAAAAGGAAACAACAGCAAAGAATGGGAGTGAAAAGGCACAAGTGGAAGGTCCTACAGCAgcaaaggagggagatgaagggccTGAAAGAAAGACTAAACCTGAGGCAATGGTAATGCCTACGGTTGTCCCTACAAACAAACCTATGGGTGATGCACCCGATGCCCCTCTAGAAGCTTATATACCTGATTTGAATGAAGAGTATGGTCTAGATCCTATGAGTGCAGATGACAATTCCCTAGCTGTTATTAAGGAAGAGGGGAGTACGTGTACTGAGTCTGAGACAGATAGCAGTGAACCTGAAGTAACGGAATATTCATTCTCTTCAGGACCAACAGCCCCAACTACCTCAGATATTCTTGCAGATGAAGTAAGCTGTTCTATGGAGCCTGAGGTGACCAAATATTCTGTTATTTCTGATGTAGAAGCAAGGATACCTTCAGAGGAATTGGAGAGCTCTGACACAGAAGTGAGTGAGACTGAAACTGATTCAGTTGTACTCTCCACAACAGTGGATCCTGAGGAAAAAACAAATGCATCCTTAGACCAAAAGCCTGGTAACCCAAAGCCATGCCAGAGTGAACCAGATTCCTCTACAAATGAAGTACTTACAACTCAAAATACTACACATCAAGGAGACAGTGTCCCAGTAACCACCTCAGACTCGGCATGCACTCAGTTAGCAGACTCAACCAATGCTCCGTCTCATGTAAGTTTGTCCAGCTCAGATGTTTCAGAAGATGAATCTGACGGAGCAGAGGCAGAGCTTGAACTGAGGGAAGAAGTGGTTGAAATACCAACAGCATCACATACTGAACCTTCTTCCGAGAGTGTGACAGCTTCTTCTTCTGACCTGCCAGCCTCTTCATCAGTAGCAGAAGAAAGCACAGGTCAAGACACCAAGACCAAAAATTCTCCAGAGAGActgagaacagaagaaaagaaaaatggcactCTTCAAAGTGTTCCCGATTCAACTGATAATGATTTCATGtcaaccccatcatcatcaccttgcAGTTCAGACTTGTCAGATGATGAAGTGACAACCTCTACCCCTAAAAAGTCTAAAATTCCTAGATTAGTAAGCCACCAGGAATCATGA
- the LOC119575023 gene encoding protein disulfide-isomerase A6 homolog, whose amino-acid sequence MRLFVAICILMVGGSATAMYSPSSGVVDLTPSNFQREVLNSDAVWIIEFYAPWCGHCQRLVPEYTKAAQALSGVVKVGAVNADEHRSLGGQYGVQGFPTIKVFGLDKKKPEDFNGQRTAQGIVDAAMRAAREKVNAQLSGKKSGGSSGGGGSSGSPDDVIELTDSNFEKMVLKSDDFWLVEFFAPWCGHCKNLAPHWQKAATELKGKIKMGALDATVHTVMASRYGVQGYPTIKFFHKGEVGDYDGGRTASDIVAWADDKAAANLPPPEIVQITDNAILTSACKEHPICIITVLPHILDCQSKCRNNYIEILSRLGDKYKQKMWGWVWSEAMAQPELEQALDIGGFGYPALAALNAKKMQFALLKGSFSESGINEFLRDISYGRGRTAPVRGAELPAIQEVEAWDGQDGVLPEEEDIDLSDVDLDDLDGEAHEEL is encoded by the exons ATGAGATTATTTGTCG CAATATGCATCCTCATGGTGGGTGGGAGTGCCACAGCGATGTACTCTCCCTCTAGTGGCGTTGTGGACCTTACTCCATCCAACTTCCAGCGAGAGGTTCTGAACAGTGATGCTGTGTGGATCATCGAGTTCTATGCCCCATGGTGCGGTCACTGTCAGCGATTGGTACCCGAGTACACAAAAGCAGCTCAAGCCCTGAGTGGAGTTGTTAAAGTTGGTGCTGTTAATGCTGATGAACACAGGAGTTTAGGAGGTCAGTATGGGGTTCAGGGATTCCCAACTATTAAAGTCTTTGGCCTAGATAAGAAGAAACCAGAAGATTTCAATGGACAAAGAACAGCACAAGGTATTGTTGATGCTGCAATGAGGGCTGCTAGAGAAAAGGTAAATGCACAACTATCAGGAAAGAAGAGTGGTGGCAGCAGCGGTGGTGGTGGCAGCAGTGGAAGCCCAGATGACGTTATTGAGCTTACAGATTCAAACTTTGAAAAGATGGTACTTAAATCAGATGATTTCTGGCTGGTAGAATTCTTTGCCCCTTGGTGTGGACATTGCAAGAACCTTGCACCTCACTGGCAGAAGGCTGCCACAGAGCTGAAGGGCAAGATTAAAATGGGAGCCTTAGATGCCACTGTTCACACTGTCATGGCGAGTCGTTATGGTGTACAGGGTTATCCGACTATCAAGTTCTTCCAcaagggagaggttggagattaTGATGGTGGGCGCACTGCTTCAGACATCGTTGCCTGGGCTGATGACAAAGCTGCTGCAAATTTGCCACCACCAGAAATTGTACAGATCACAGACAATGCCATCCTGACATCAGCTTGTAAAGAGCATCCCATCTGTATCATTACAGTTCTCCCACACATTCTTGACTGCCAGAGCAAGTGCCGCAACAATTACATTGAGATTCTGAGCAGACTTGGTGACAAATACAAGCAGAAGATGTGGGGATGGGTTTGGAGTGAAGCAATGGCCCAACCTGAACTTGAACAAGCTCTGGATATTGGTGGATTTGGATACCCTGCTCTTGCTGCTCTCAATGCAAAGAAGATGCAGTTTGCCCTCCTGAAGGGGTCTTTTAGTGAGAGCGGCATTAACGAGTTCTTGCGAGACATTTCGTATGGAAGAGGACGCACAGCACCTGTGCGAGGAGCTGAATTGCCAGCCATACAGGAAGTAGAGGCTTGGGATGGTCAGGATGGTGTTTTGCCAGAGGAGGAAGACATTGATTTATCTGATGTTGATCTAGATGATCTTGATGGTGAAGCTCATGAGGAGCTGTAA